In Silene latifolia isolate original U9 population chromosome 6, ASM4854445v1, whole genome shotgun sequence, the genomic window ATACTGCTACTGCTAGTTAGTAAATCCGTAGCTTTCATTCATTTGTGTTCTACTTCCATCACAATGAATATATGTACTGCAGGTACTATGTGCGATAAAGGTGTTTTCAGGAAATGGGCATCGTTAAACTAGCTGGAATTAATGTGTCTATGTAGATTCGGTTTATTTTAAAAATACCTGAGTAAAATCGTTTTTTAAATAGAGGTTATTCTTACACAAATACTTATTTAAGATATGTGTATGTCCTAAGCTTAACGTCTCAggtttaaaacgggtcaaatagtaCCGATATAATAAAACATAATGCATAGGATCAAATAATAGATTTGTTTTATACGCTCAGGTGGGGTGATATTTGACCtgttttaagcttaagacggatacctATGTATTAAGAGAGACCTATAAATCCACCTATTGTTATCACTATTCGATCATAATATTTTACAGTGCCATTCATGCATGGTCCATGGATCTTGCTGAAAAGTTGAGTTTAGAATAAATgtattatttttataatttaccTTAGGTCACATCTCCTTCGGACGCATGCTTCACCCTTGGGTAacaaatattttttaattttgtttttccaAAAGTGATGCTCAATTTTAAAGAGCTATATATTAAAATGGGgttcaactaaaacaaattagtAAAAAAATGAGTCAATAACTTAAGATCAGTTTACAAAAGTGTGAAAGCCCGATGAGCAATTTATTGATCGTCCCCCTAGGTTGTGACCTAAGGGTGATGCATGGGgttcaactaaaacaaattagcaaaaaaaaaaaaaaaaatgttagtaATCCCTCTACAATAAGATCTCAAGCTTGGTGTGTACATGTGATCGTCTCTAGGTTGTGATTTGTAAACATGTGATTTGCCCATACATTTTATAAGTATTTCTCAGTGAGAACGATCGTCCATATAAGCTCTTTTCGCTCGCTCTACCTTTGTGTGTCTAAGTGATCTTCCATAGTATATGAACATGTGATATGGCCATTAATTAGGCCATACATATAAAAAGTAATAAAAGTAGAAGATAGGAAGCACTAATTTGTATTGTCGAAAATTGTCAACGGTGAGAATGAATGTAACATGGTAAGTGTCAGGTGAGAGCGTACGCATTGATTAAAGTTGAGACTTAAGATACATAACATAGCTCATAAAACAATAGACAGTGGATGAGTACAAGTCTGGTTAATTGCGTGATACAAAACCTGCTTCCTATGTCTCCTGGTAAGTAATCCACTTCTAGTTTTACCCTTAATAAGGACACAACCACATTGGTTGGTGCTTCCCAATTAAGAACCACAAAAGCCGGGGACTCAAACCAGGTGTAAAAGGCCACCTTCTTAATTAAGTAAAATTGTCATCCCCTATTAATACTCATATTCATAACGTGTATTGGGTAAATCCCGAATACCAGGTTAACTTCCTAATGGTAAAAGTCTCGAAGATTAAAATGCATAGCCTAATAACACGCCAATAACCTCCGGCAACTTGTAAATTGAACCGGCAACCCTTGAGAGTTTTACTCAAATTGAAAAATACATTAAATTTTATAAAAACACAACTTAATTTCATCACGACTATAAATAATTTGTTCCTAGTTTTCGCCACAATTcaatattttcctttttttttaatcCCTTAAAATCATTGTTTTTTAAGTGAGATCAACATGTTATTCATcttccttttctatttttttttttaaatgttctCCTCTCACAAATTCATAAGCGTACGGTTTTACTTACACAATGATGAACCAAGTAATCAAGCCATATTTACACATGCCTATTACAATAGTACTATACTCCGTATGTAAATAAGAAAAGTTGAGAGAAGGTCAAAAAGATGACAAATTTTTGTATGTTCATTCTCACAAGTCATAAAGTAGGACTAACAGCAAATATCTTAAACCCTAATCACACAATGATACGGAGTACTAGTTTGTAGACGAACTCACCCAATGTACCTTCACAAGGCTAATTATAAATCATAACCACAAATAATTTACCTAAAATAAGTACTCCCTTCgtatcaattatttatttacctttttattgtaaatgtattttaattaaaggtaaacaaatcacTAAAATGAAGCGAGTACGGAATAAATGATTCGATTGGATTAAAAAAGTGAGGAAAATAATTTCACTATTAGAGATGCATACATACAGTATTCAATTAGATCTGAAAAGCATATATTTGTCATTATGTAAAAATTCAAAGATATAAGACAAATTTGCAAAACAATAACCATTGTGGTAACatcattaaataaccaaaccaatccccacaaaaataaaaataacagaTGAGGAAATTActaagtaaataaataaaaataaaacaaaaacagtaATATCTACACAGTAACAATAATTTTTTAAATTTCATAAAATTTGCCTGGCTTCATCCTGTCTGCCTTTCACCCACAcacacaaaagaaaaagaaaaaggaaaaaaaaaagagctaCATTGACAAATCAGTCCTCAGATagaagtgaagagaaagagaatgaTACGGAAAACGACCTTTGATGTGCCCATTGGTCCACAAGGGTATTTTTGTCATTCCACCAAAAACCCATCAttttttcatcatcatcatcatcttcaaacaatttcattattattattatttttttgagtGAAGAATTGGAGTCACATTGTGTTAAAAAGTGGTATGGTATGAATATTGTGAGAAAAAAGGGAGAAGTGGAAGGTGGAAAAGTTGAGCGTATAAGTTGGGAGGTGAAAGGGGTATTTCAACACCTTTTTAATTgtctttaattgttatttttgtttgttgttgttaattgtaCAAATTGTGAGTTTTGGGGGTATTTCTCTCTCTTCATTTGGTGACACTCGCCGCATTTGTCTCTCTGTTCTCTGTGCTTCTTCTGTTCTACCTGCCCATTTATattcctttttatttattttatttttggatgACGAGGGACTCAGGGAGCTAGACTTAGAGGTGGCCCACACACAAGCGGGTTCGCGAGTTTTGGGCGGGTTCGTGGCCAGGCCTTTAAATTTTTTGGAAAATACGTTGTCCAAGCCCGCTTTGTTAGCAAACGGGACGGGAGTCATGTACTTTTGTACAACTCTAGAGGGAGTCATGTACTTTTGCGTTATACTAGAAAAGATAAATATAATCGAAAACAATTCATTAATAAAACGTCAAACGACACCTACAAAAGATAGATATAATCGAAAATAATTCTAATAGAAACCAAATGACAAATTTCTTTTGTAAAACTACGGATCTCAAAACATGAtatgacaattcggctcgtccttGTATCGCTTTCTTCATGTAGAGTCGCTGACGAATAACGCATATCCAATGTAGAGTCATGATGAATCATCAACAAACCACTCTTATTtataattccaacaataatactAAACCCTAGAAAGACAAGGACGGAAAAAAGTCCGAAAATAGAGACGGAAAAACGAATCTCACCAAAAgagagacttttattgattaattcataATATTTCATACTAGTAATTGATAAATGAAACTAATTtgaggggcttaccatcgatcaaTGGCCTATGGAAGCCTCAGGTCAGATTTGATTGATGGAGGTtagggtttttttagagagaatgaggagtacttttgtgttttatttggtaTTTGGTGTATCCATAAGTCTGTCTTGTAAtgatcacaagcttgtgacgtttTACAAGTTCTTTCCCATTTGCTTTCTCACTTGCATCATGTGagacgtcacaagcttgtgacaaaaaaatgttcACCACAAATTATAATTTGTGTTGGTGTATAATGAAAAAGTTTCATGAACGTACGTGTAGTGTGTACCCAAAAAAAAACCAAGTTTTATGATGGAAGTGGGCATATGTGCCATTGGGCCGACATATCTTAGCACGACCCATATACAATTTTGACAAGGCTTAACACGGTATGACACGTCGTGAGTCTCGTGACGTGTCAATGTCATTGTTTTATACAAATGATTGTTTTATGTCTAGCATAACCACACCCGTTTGAACACGGCCTACTAACAGCATGCAGTTTAACACAATGGGCTAGCGCATTGGCGCGCTCCAACGGTACAAAAACGTAGAAAAAAGACAACGATTGTTTCATGGAAAAAAAAGGGGGTGTGCCACACGGGATTGTGAAGGCACGCCCAAACCCGCAAAACTCCTAAATTCAATTTGTTGTTTAACAACTCAATTACTTCAAGTGAAATGCTGAGAGTGTGATacgtgtttatttgattaacatttCCTCCCTTTTCCCCGTGCATTTTGAAGCGTTTCGTGACGGTTTCTACCCCTTTTAGTTGCATTTTATGTCGTTACTCCTATACTACTTGTGTCCATGTCATTTTGTAGAGAAGGACTCGGGATTGAAGGACGGAAGCAAGAAAGGAGTCCCAAAGTGCTTCCATGGCAGAAGAAGCGGAGGAAATGCTGAGAAGAGttctctgccggtaggccggcaaccggccAGCAGACAGGGAACTCCTCTCCATACCCTCAAGgaagaagaaattgaagaaaaggTGAGAGAGTTCTCTACCAGTAGGCCGGCAGCTAGCCGGCAGGGAACCCTCCCCTCATGCCTTGGAGAAAAATGGAGAGTTTTGAGCCAAAATAAAATTAGGCGCGCTGCCGGCAGAGTTACTGGCAGCCAGTTGCACGATAGGGAGttcaaaaagaagaagaaaagaagaagaggtATCTTCTGCCGGTTGGCCGCCAGCCAGCCTGCCGGCAGAGACACAAATCCTATACTTAGCCAAAATTTGAAGGCAAAAGAAGTCAAACTGAAAAGGGCTTGCTGCCAGCAGGCGGTAGCCACACTCgtagccggtcaaccggcatagAGCAGCAAGATGCTTTTCAGCACCTACCCCTCATTTGTGACCTAATTTCATGGAAGCCTATATATACCCTCTCATAACtcatttgtacacacaaccctagactACTAATTATTTCCAAATTTATGTTAAGCATTCCATATTCAGGCACTAATCTTTCCTTTATCAAAGTTTAATTACTTAGCAATTTAGTGTAGATCTAGTTTAGTTGAATTGTTTACCTTTGTTACTtggtttttttttgggaaagttaAGTATATTGAATCAAAGAATAATCAGAGTTTTACAACCGTCCATATACATGCTACAATCAGAAAAAAATCAGACAACACaagcaaattataaattactGAGCCAGTTCTGATCCTTCCTGCTGAGCACACTATAATTCTTCTTAAAGCACCTGTTTTTTATGCTTCCTGTGGACAATGGgtcacgggggcgcttgggaaacaagcgtttgcatttgtggagtcgccaccaatttattgtggaaaattggaaaccgttcgaatacctcgtgctatgtcaagacacaaagtagtgacatagacaccaaaaactcgttacctttagcattctatgtctagaatgactctcgtggatgccaatgaacacggatgttcacagagatctggagtaaggggtgagggtacgtattaggaagctcttttgatcaaacacctaatcccgcccgcctcgatagcggcctctactaatgattagggaaattatcgatactcgatatattgtcgatttatatgcatgcaatgcaacatccattagattaatcctaacatgtgagaattaactaagtcggttatcacgtaatttaacatacaataaatgtcaaagtcgggatttaagttcaattacatgtgaaggcacacaagtgatacaataaagaaaactacaataattacattgggttaattgatttatgtcgaaaatacttctaaaacggataattttgagaaaagaaagaatataCAAATAAACGAAcatgaattagggtgataatacaaataatagttaattaatacgtaagctaaaactaggtcagggcaacaacggaagttcagagacagaaatcaaccaggaacaggcgcagcagagctgcgccctctggaagaggcgcaacagttgctgcgtctgttccttggctcagttctggctgtgaagccggaattgcaaatcatTAATGTTCGTTAGTGATtttaaggcttgattatgctatttgacttgggtgaaagtgattagcagattatttacatgtgactaatggtcatgaaagcaatagacatggatgaaaccgattagaacgaattataTACAAGGTTTCAACGgaataattaacaaattaatgaactaaacaaattaattaggttattaatgacgaattaatgatggatacGATGAACAACAGATGAcaaatatatcaacgacgaattccagagactcaatattaacgaatcgaacctctaaaacccgaatttgattttaatggcaaaaacccgcaaatatgaattacttgggatttaagtcgggaatttaatgacgaattcaatactAATGATGATTAATGATATGTTCAATTATTATGCGAATGAAACAAGAACAAACAATGACGAAggaaaacaaacaaacgaaaccaACAGAGGACgaatgaagaagaagagaagcaagaacggcggcaacctcaggaaaaggcgcagcaagtgctgcgtcctttccaagaggcgcagcagttgctgcgtcccttctcgacgtctgtctcttgttaatccgtaaaaagggtttaaacaaagggttttagaaatcgattttaattgtattttcgacacaaaccttacaatatgattacaaaagataaagaacaataattaaaagatgggattatacaccctcagacttacatgtttgacgaaacgagatgaactaaatatacgtttagtgatgctcgactcgaatgtaaacgaggtgccctcgtaagaggaaaacgactaagattgattaagttgattattgtggagttggtcaaattggtcggtcatgcaaaacgaggctggtactcagaaagatccgagcttacgtggtcgaaagttcaagcacgtagacgccaaaaagtaagaacgtggtctagaatgcaaagggagaagagaagggcggacactcgcgtgagaaatatgtgagaccgaaggtctctatttatactaatcacacggaggaaatagggttttcggagaaactttggaagtgaatctcgaaaagatatgaaaaaatacgaaaaaaatacgcagaaaaggacttgggaagaggcgcagtaggcatTGCgtttcttggaagaggcgcagcacttgttgcgtcctttcccaagtggtttccccctgcggaagaaagatttccgtgtttagtttatggaataacggaataattttgttttccttaatattttgtgtgaatattacgggaaattgtttgccaaagattaaaagatttataaaatatggaatagaaatatccggaacattccagaacattctgactcgtttcagaaaatgaagacggttttatgacccggactccaaatgtactcaaattactgccaaaacgaccgtatcggcacatagatgacaattaagaggtagacataaatgtttgagcgatcacttgacgataaacttacgaactgtcacaaattgttccgcgtaccaagcatgcggcccaatcatcaccgggtggtttgcggaaggtgcagaaatgaggtatctacacttccCAGTATATGCTCCACGATGTTGTTATTCCTTACATAGCCATGTATCCTAGCTTCATTCCTTACCTTCCAAACCTCATACATAAGCGATATATGGCAGGCTCCTACAAATCTTTTCTGCAATTTAGTAGCAGTACGACCATCAGAATACCATCCTACCAGGTCCTGCAGCCTAATTTTGACTCTCAACTTCTGCTGTAAAATAGAGCTGCATGTTTGAGTAAAAGGACATTCACTAAACAGATGCTGGTATGTTTCAGGTTGCATTCCACAGATTTCACAATCAACATTAACTGAAATTCTCATCCTCCAAAGTCTGTCTTTGGTCAATAGCTTAGAGTGCATAATAGCCCAGTAGATAAATGCATATTTAGGCACATTGAGAGAATTCCAGCACAGGTATCTCCATTGCACCTTAGACGGTCGATTTCTAAGCCAATCATATCCTTCAGACACAGTGTAATTCATATCAGTATTCTGCCATCTATTGTTGGTATAAGTTTGCTTAAAGAGTTGCATTATGTAATTAATTCTCCTCCATGACCAGCTACTGTCAAGAGGAGCTTTATAATCCGTCCAATTCTTgcctttcatatacacatgacTCACCCAACGGACCCAAAGATGATCTTTCTTTTGAGCAGGCCACCACACATACTTACCTAGTAATGCCTTATTCCAGTTCTTGGACTCTTTAATACCAAGTCCACCCTCAGTTTTGGGAAGACAACAGATATCCCACCTAATATTAGGAGCCTTTATGTAATAAGCTTTCCCACTCCATAAGTAGTTCCTACAAATAGTGacaaggttattttcagtcgtttgccttagtcaaaataaatcctatactactactaacaagatagctagcggtaagtcagggtcgaatccacagggaggcggtgattatctagtttgttgatGTTTAGAGTGTCTTAAGGTAACCAATTGTGGCGGtttgtttgatttgatttctaacagctaattgcaaagtaaataaaagatgaataacaataatattaaagagtctagggattcgggttcactaggtagtcatcagaGGGgaggatttaattcattgattgaacaatttatatCGTTGAAAGTCATACGATCGgttgattctaatatgtctttttagatctaacttaacatgcaatcgctattattaagcCGGTCTAATtaaattatcgtggcctatactagtcttaaccctgtcggtgataatcctagtttatgcaagactaattaatcaattctgatcagtaatcaactaattagaagtaatacgataataaaacaacaatcaagagcaatttaacaatcaattcataataaccccttttctaacaacctagatcccatTTCACCCTAGATGataagtttagctactcatactaatgataataacaacaatagcaataatagaaagcataattaagaatatgatgaacaataataaagatgaataattaattaaataataattgaagaaagattagtaaTAATACCATAGCAATGAAGAACAAGCTTAGATCtgaacaataataatgaaactaaactaaactaaaagtatttgagagagtttttagAGTAACTATGTTAAACCTACGGAAATAAGACGTCAATAAGCTAGGGTATGAggtttggtatttatagcaaaacataaccgacttaaggaaaattgcggaatattctagaaccaagtggttcctcgatcgagccccaatgtactcgatcgagtcaccaagttcctcgatcgagccccagcTCTAGTTGATCGAGGTACCAAAGTTCAGgaaccccaactctcgacattgcatattttaattgattaggttggttcctcgatcgagcccaaggtatactcgatcgagtaaccaagttcctcctttgcgcactgaacttcaaacggccgccatttcttcgttacttgtcagaaacaacgATTtttacggcgttggaaagctaagaagataagctttcaaCTTCAGTTTGAATCAGTTATATAttagttgtagaactcgagatatggctcttcaaagtaggcacttgtaacaagaagctcttttcttcgtgttttcttcttaacttctcttccttcattcttatggattctcgtgccatacttcgtgtatcccttaatgcccactccgcgatgcccatttcattcctttgctcttCAAATGCATTAtccctgcattaaacatcaaaaagcggaagtatcgacattctaacataaaaggcatgtaaatgatataaactagcacgaaaactgtatcaaaagcaattaaggggaggcatcaatatgtatataattatgactcatcaaactcccccaaaacatctctttgcttgtccttaagcaaagcaacacacaatacaaaaggcaatcatacaaatggcgaataaacaactcagagctaatatttaatgcacatacaaatcccaagctatccatatctgtaacaaagtaatgactaaagtgtaccaataaaacaaatttaaaggtacgggaaatagaaaacgtagcttaagtctcaagtcaccatactatagacaaatgccaaatacctttcgatcttgcaagataaattagtcggattctcgtgGATTCACTCATGCaagacaaatgaaataaaatctaTGGAATTAGAGAATAGGAATCAAGTCGAAAAAGAAGTCATAAGTCAAAGAGATTCCGGCTCCGATGTTCAAAAAAATTCTGAGTTTCTTATCTCAAAGCACCAAAAAGGTATTCAAGAAAATTATATAGGATCGGATATTAAAGGTcgtaggaaaaaaaaaacaaaacaagagTAGTACAGAAGCAGAACTCGATTTCTTCCTTAAAAGATATTTGCTTTTTCAATTGAGATGGGAGGGTTCTTTGAATCAAAAATTGCTCAATAATATCAAAGTCTACTGTCTTCTACTTAGATTGACAAATCCCAGAGAAATTACAATATTCTCGAttgaaagaagagaaatgaatctGAATTCAGCAAGATGTAACTCTTCCACAATTGATAAAAAGAGGGATATTTAGTATTAAACCCATTCGTCTGTCTGTAAAGGGCAACGGACAATTTATGTTGTACCAATCCATAGGTATTTCATTGATTCATAAAAGTAAAcacgaaaaaaataaaaaaaataaacatcgACAGTATTGATAAGAAAAATCCAGATGAATGGATTCCAGGTATAAATTTGATTTACTTGTTCCTGAAACTATTTTATCACCTAGGCGCCGTAGAAAATGGAGAATTCTAATGTGTTTGAATTCAAGTAATAATAATGGTATGTATAGGAATGCAGTATCTTATACCAGGAATCATATCCAAAACTGTAGTAATTTTTTTGATGAAAAGAAAGATCTTAGGCACGAAAACAATACAATTAAAGTTATAAACTATAAAGTCTTTCTTTGGCCTAATTATCGACTAGAAGATTTAGCCTGTATGAATCGTTATTGGTTTGATACTAATAATGGCAGTCGTTTTAGTCTATTAAGAATACGTATGTATCCACGATTTAAAATGCATTTATGAAAATTTTATATATTCACTATTATCTACTAGATAAATAGATGCCTACGTGTCTTGGCTTCAATTCTGATATACGATAATAATTTGATGACGTATCAATTCAATTAGATTTATaaagg contains:
- the LOC141587917 gene encoding uncharacterized protein LOC141587917, whose protein sequence is MQLFKQTYTNNRWQNTDMNYTVSEGYDWLRNRPSKVQWRYLCWNSLNVPKYAFIYWAIMHSKLLTKDRLWRMRISVNVDCEICGMQPETYQHLFSECPFTQTCSSILQQKLRVKIRLQDLVGWYSDGRTATKLQKRFVGACHISLMYEVWKHVYGRL